The following coding sequences lie in one Arthrobacter sp. PGP41 genomic window:
- a CDS encoding DEAD/DEAH box helicase, with the protein MTETLFGGPTLPPAYPERAAWGTAPKLRAWQQEALDQYLRNSPRDFLAVATPGAGKTTFALRVASTLIDSGAVNRVTIVAPTDHLKRQWADAAARVGIAIDPNFKNSDGQHGRGFIGVAVTYAQVASKPLLHRAKTEAARTLVILDEIHHGGEALSWGDGLREAFDPAVRRLSLTGTPFRSDTSPIPFVEYAEDRDGIRRSKADYTYGYGNALRDHVVRPVMFMAYSGQMRWRTSAGEEMAASLGEAAVTKDITSHAWRTALNPAGEWIPAVLAGADKRLSEVRRTVPDAGGLVIATDHEDARAYAGQLKRITGESPTVILSDDAKASSKIEEFTASEKRWMVAVRMVSEGVDVPRLSVGVYATSTSTPLFFAQAVGRFVRARKRGETASVFLPSVPQLMALANSMEAERDHALDRPEKEDADGLFNPEDSLMAEANREDKASDSLTKGKFEALDSQASFDRVLFDGGEFGTGGEVGSDDEMDFLGIPGLLDAEQVGTLLRQRQHEQLNRKNRKAPAAAEAPAPAVPDHRMLMDLRNELAKNVAAWSARTGTPHGVVHTKLRTVCGGPPVAQANEEQLQSRLRKLQDWFIGRK; encoded by the coding sequence GTGACGGAGACGCTCTTTGGCGGCCCCACCCTGCCTCCGGCTTATCCGGAACGCGCAGCCTGGGGAACCGCCCCGAAACTCCGTGCCTGGCAGCAGGAAGCGCTTGACCAATACCTGCGCAACAGCCCCCGTGATTTCCTCGCGGTAGCAACCCCCGGCGCCGGCAAGACCACCTTTGCCCTCCGCGTGGCCTCCACGCTTATTGACTCCGGCGCCGTGAATCGGGTGACCATCGTGGCGCCCACTGACCACCTCAAGCGGCAGTGGGCGGATGCGGCGGCCAGGGTGGGGATCGCCATCGACCCCAACTTCAAGAACTCGGACGGCCAGCACGGCCGCGGCTTCATCGGCGTGGCCGTCACGTATGCCCAGGTGGCCAGCAAACCGCTGCTGCACCGTGCCAAGACCGAGGCTGCCCGCACCCTGGTGATCCTGGACGAGATCCACCACGGCGGCGAGGCCCTGTCCTGGGGTGACGGCCTGCGCGAGGCGTTCGACCCCGCAGTGCGGCGCCTCTCGCTGACCGGTACGCCGTTCCGCTCGGACACCTCGCCCATCCCGTTCGTGGAGTACGCCGAGGACCGGGACGGGATCCGCCGCTCCAAGGCTGACTACACCTATGGTTACGGCAACGCCCTGCGGGACCACGTTGTCCGTCCCGTGATGTTCATGGCCTATTCGGGACAGATGCGCTGGCGGACCAGCGCCGGTGAAGAGATGGCGGCCTCGCTCGGCGAAGCCGCCGTCACCAAGGACATCACTTCCCACGCGTGGCGGACTGCCCTGAATCCCGCCGGTGAGTGGATCCCCGCTGTCCTGGCAGGTGCTGACAAGCGCCTCAGCGAGGTCCGGCGGACCGTCCCCGACGCCGGCGGGCTGGTGATTGCCACGGACCACGAGGACGCGCGGGCCTACGCCGGGCAGCTGAAGAGGATCACCGGGGAATCGCCCACGGTCATCCTTTCCGACGACGCCAAGGCATCCAGCAAGATCGAGGAATTCACCGCCAGCGAGAAACGCTGGATGGTGGCGGTCCGGATGGTGTCCGAAGGCGTTGACGTACCCCGGCTTTCCGTGGGCGTGTACGCCACGTCAACGTCAACGCCGCTGTTTTTTGCCCAGGCTGTGGGGCGCTTCGTGCGTGCCCGCAAGCGCGGGGAAACGGCGTCGGTCTTCCTGCCCTCGGTGCCGCAGCTGATGGCCCTGGCCAACTCCATGGAGGCGGAACGGGACCACGCCCTGGACCGCCCGGAGAAGGAAGACGCCGACGGCCTGTTCAACCCGGAAGACTCGCTGATGGCGGAGGCCAACCGGGAGGACAAGGCGTCGGACAGCCTGACGAAGGGCAAGTTCGAGGCCCTGGACTCGCAGGCTTCCTTTGACCGGGTGCTGTTTGACGGCGGCGAGTTCGGCACCGGCGGCGAGGTGGGGTCCGACGACGAAATGGACTTCCTGGGCATTCCCGGGCTGCTGGACGCCGAACAGGTGGGCACGCTCCTCCGGCAGCGCCAGCACGAGCAGCTGAACCGGAAAAACCGGAAGGCGCCCGCCGCGGCGGAAGCCCCTGCGCCCGCCGTCCCGGACCACCGGATGCTGATGGACCTCCGGAACGAGCTCGCCAAGAACGTGGCCGCCTGGTCAGCCCGGACGGGGACCCCCCACGGCGTGGTGCATACCAAGCTGCGGACGGTGTGCGGCGGCCCGCCGGTTGCCCAGGCGAACGAGGAACAGCTGCAGTCCCGGCTGCGGAAGCTCCAGGACTGGTTCATCGGCCGCAAGTAG
- a CDS encoding DUF3039 domain-containing protein — MTSMTDPLENDPMRELSGAGSSTATIEREELRQEVEPGDRERFSHYVRKEKIMESALTGEPVIALCGKVWTPGRDPQKFPVCPMCKEVYDGLRPGNDGGKGPGGDSGNNK; from the coding sequence ATGACTAGCATGACGGACCCTCTCGAGAACGACCCGATGCGCGAGCTTTCCGGGGCTGGATCGTCCACAGCCACCATTGAGCGCGAGGAACTGCGCCAGGAAGTGGAACCCGGGGACCGGGAGCGCTTTTCGCACTATGTGCGCAAGGAAAAAATCATGGAGTCCGCGCTGACGGGGGAGCCCGTCATCGCCCTGTGCGGCAAGGTCTGGACGCCGGGCCGGGACCCGCAGAAATTCCCGGTGTGCCCGATGTGCAAAGAGGTCTATGACGGCCTCCGCCCGGGCAACGACGGCGGCAAGGGTCCCGGAGGGGACTCGGGCAACAACAAATAG
- the nagB gene encoding glucosamine-6-phosphate deaminase, producing MEVVILNGSKQIAKLAADAIEELLRRKPDAVLGLATGSSPLPVYDELAARHERDGLDFGRAHAFALDEYVGLPAGHPESYREVIRREFTNRVNISPENVHGPDGTAEDIPAACRAYEEAIAAAGGIDLQLLGVGTDGHIAFNEPGSSFASRTRIKSLVEQTRRDNARFFSSLAEVPHHVLTQGLGTIMEARHVILVATGARKAQAVRDFVEGPVSAICPASILQFHPHATVLLDQAAASALKLADFYRHTYDNKPAWQGL from the coding sequence ATGGAAGTAGTCATCCTCAACGGCAGCAAACAGATCGCCAAGCTCGCCGCGGACGCCATCGAGGAACTCCTGCGGCGCAAACCGGATGCCGTCCTGGGCCTGGCCACGGGCTCGTCCCCGCTGCCCGTCTACGATGAGCTTGCCGCCCGGCACGAACGGGACGGCCTGGACTTTGGCCGGGCGCACGCCTTTGCCCTGGACGAATACGTGGGCCTTCCTGCCGGCCATCCCGAGTCCTACCGCGAAGTCATCCGGCGTGAATTCACCAACCGGGTGAACATCTCCCCGGAGAATGTGCACGGACCTGACGGGACAGCCGAGGATATCCCGGCCGCCTGCCGCGCCTACGAGGAAGCCATCGCGGCCGCCGGCGGAATCGACCTCCAGCTCCTGGGGGTGGGTACGGACGGCCACATCGCCTTCAACGAACCAGGGTCCTCCTTCGCCTCCAGGACCCGCATCAAAAGCCTCGTCGAGCAGACACGGCGGGACAACGCCCGGTTCTTCAGCAGCCTGGCCGAGGTCCCGCACCACGTCCTGACCCAGGGCCTCGGAACCATCATGGAGGCGCGGCATGTCATCCTGGTGGCAACGGGCGCGCGCAAGGCCCAGGCGGTCCGCGACTTCGTGGAGGGTCCCGTCTCGGCCATCTGCCCGGCGTCGATCCTCCAGTTCCATCCGCACGCCACCGTCCTGCTGGACCAGGCCGCCGCCTCGGCGCTGAAGCTGGCGGATTTCTATCGCCACACCTATGACAACAAGCCCGCCTGGCAGGGCCTCTGA